In a single window of the Candidatus Zixiibacteriota bacterium genome:
- a CDS encoding response regulator, protein MEDNSAISTVVIVDDEEMVLTSLASFLNLETKYTVKTFVSAGKALEFIKTNDIDLVISDYLMPEMDGISFLARVREHKPQVPRIILTGYADKENAIKAINDVGLFQYIEKPWDNEDLLIILRNGLERQMLMKQLDDKISQINSAYEELQGLQKEIVKTFV, encoded by the coding sequence ATGGAAGATAATTCTGCTATCAGCACAGTTGTAATTGTCGACGACGAGGAAATGGTCCTGACCAGCCTGGCCTCGTTTTTGAATCTGGAAACCAAGTATACGGTCAAAACTTTTGTCTCCGCCGGAAAGGCCCTGGAGTTCATTAAGACCAATGACATCGACCTGGTGATTTCGGATTACCTGATGCCGGAGATGGACGGGATTAGTTTTCTGGCTCGTGTTCGTGAGCACAAACCGCAGGTGCCGCGCATCATTCTGACCGGCTATGCCGACAAAGAAAACGCCATCAAGGCGATCAACGACGTCGGTTTGTTTCAGTATATCGAGAAACCATGGGACAACGAGGACCTTCTGATAATTCTGCGCAACGGTTTGGAACGTCAGATGCTGATGAAACAGCTTGACGACAAGATCAGTCAGATCAATAGTGCCTATGAAGAGTTGCAGGGATTACAGAAGGAAATTGTCAAGACCTTTGTCTGA
- a CDS encoding cation:proton antiporter, with amino-acid sequence MQVYELLSVGMVILLGLLGGKLSHRIKIPRVTGYMLVGLVFGPSVMGWISYETLADIHIINDVALGLILFAIGGEVELRHLKSLGRGVINIALAESFGAFILVFVATLAITSDLRLSILLGAVSMATAPGVTLLVIREYRARGPLTDTLLAVVAINNIICLIIFRVFYASSALLDGEPIAGVLLAIGKELIGSVFIGAVIAALITYWEQKIDDLSELLLVIVGGLLLGIGAAKTIGISYLMVCLIVGAVTNNLSMMHRLVYAELRQTEMPFYIAFFVLSGASLHLESLATLGLLGIVYLVMRPVGKFLGTWVAAKATDVDPIVSGNLGLTLIPQAGVAIGMVLTVMESNPELGQIMGAVVLSSVIIYEGVGPFLTRMALARAGEVYLQE; translated from the coding sequence CAAAATCCCCCGGGTCACCGGTTATATGCTGGTCGGGCTGGTCTTCGGACCCTCGGTGATGGGCTGGATCTCGTATGAGACACTGGCTGATATTCATATCATTAATGATGTCGCTCTGGGACTAATCCTGTTTGCCATCGGTGGCGAAGTTGAACTACGTCACTTGAAATCCCTTGGTCGCGGCGTGATTAATATTGCGTTGGCCGAGAGCTTCGGCGCTTTCATACTGGTGTTTGTCGCAACGCTGGCCATTACCTCGGACTTGAGATTGTCGATCCTTCTTGGGGCGGTCAGTATGGCCACGGCACCGGGCGTGACTCTTTTGGTTATCCGCGAGTACCGAGCGCGAGGACCGCTGACCGATACGCTTCTGGCGGTCGTGGCGATCAACAATATTATCTGCCTGATTATATTCCGTGTTTTCTATGCCTCAAGCGCGCTGTTGGATGGTGAGCCGATAGCCGGTGTGCTCTTGGCCATTGGCAAAGAGTTGATCGGGTCGGTGTTTATCGGCGCGGTAATCGCAGCCCTGATCACCTATTGGGAACAGAAGATCGACGACCTGTCGGAGCTGCTGTTGGTGATCGTCGGCGGACTCCTTCTCGGCATCGGTGCGGCTAAAACCATCGGCATTTCATACTTGATGGTGTGCCTTATCGTGGGCGCCGTGACCAACAACTTGTCGATGATGCACAGACTGGTGTATGCCGAGTTGCGCCAGACGGAGATGCCTTTTTACATTGCTTTTTTCGTCCTCTCCGGGGCCAGTTTGCACCTTGAATCGTTGGCCACCCTTGGTCTTCTTGGTATCGTTTACCTGGTCATGCGACCTGTCGGCAAGTTCCTTGGAACCTGGGTTGCCGCCAAGGCGACCGATGTCGATCCGATAGTGAGCGGAAACCTTGGTCTTACGTTGATCCCACAGGCCGGTGTGGCCATCGGCATGGTGCTGACAGTGATGGAATCGAACCCTGAGTTGGGACAAATCATGGGTGCGGTAGTTCTATCGTCGGTGATCATTTACGAAGGGGTGGGACCGTTCCTGACCAGAATGGCCCTGGCCCGAGCGGGCGAAGTATACTTGCAGGAGTGA
- a CDS encoding S8 family serine peptidase, whose product MKHALILILALAMVVLLVSGCSKEQAPTSSSSETVATDNGPIDVLIGYTGKNAVRTALSASNGVVKREYQNFAVIYASLTAEGIEALKNDPNVRYVEEDILRYPSAQTLDWGVDRVDAEYVWANSSYTGAGIKVAILDSGGDMDHPDLPWAGGVTFVGRNWDDKSGHGTHVAGIIGAADNSEGVVGVAPGCDLWAVKISRSGSFYLSDILDGIDWCVNNGMDIMNMSYGGGYAQSEDDACQAAWNAGLLIVAAAGNGYGADVEYPAALSSVMAISASNASDGLAGFSSHGPEVEVIAPGDNILSTYKGGGYAYMGGTSMSTPMVCGGAALAWSAHPGYSNQQIRNLLKSSAEDIGLPSDDQGSGLLDAEKATINTTNGDDLGGGDPPGGADTMHVESITWANNKKNLNVFVTIHSEDHSTPVSGANVTMTLHHIGGSDYNFGGTTSSSGVIKFTLRGISSGLCFDATVTGVTKSGTTYNSGSNHETTDSYCIP is encoded by the coding sequence ATGAAACATGCACTAATCCTCATCCTTGCCCTCGCAATGGTAGTGCTCCTGGTGTCGGGCTGTTCGAAGGAGCAGGCACCGACTTCGTCATCAAGCGAAACGGTAGCGACCGACAATGGACCGATCGATGTCCTTATCGGTTACACCGGCAAGAACGCTGTGCGCACCGCGCTGTCGGCATCCAATGGTGTCGTCAAACGCGAGTACCAGAACTTCGCGGTCATCTATGCCAGCCTTACGGCTGAAGGCATCGAAGCGTTGAAAAACGATCCGAACGTCCGCTATGTGGAAGAAGACATTCTTCGCTACCCGTCGGCCCAGACTCTGGATTGGGGTGTTGACCGCGTTGATGCCGAGTATGTCTGGGCCAATTCCAGTTACACCGGCGCCGGGATCAAAGTTGCTATCCTCGATTCCGGTGGTGACATGGATCATCCCGACCTACCCTGGGCCGGTGGCGTAACTTTCGTCGGGCGCAACTGGGATGACAAGTCTGGTCACGGTACTCACGTTGCAGGAATCATCGGGGCGGCTGACAACAGCGAAGGTGTTGTCGGTGTTGCGCCGGGATGCGATCTGTGGGCTGTGAAGATTTCTCGTTCGGGCAGCTTCTACCTGTCGGACATTCTTGACGGCATCGACTGGTGTGTCAACAACGGCATGGACATCATGAACATGAGCTATGGCGGCGGCTATGCTCAGTCTGAAGATGATGCCTGTCAGGCAGCCTGGAACGCCGGACTGCTTATCGTGGCGGCTGCCGGTAACGGCTACGGCGCCGACGTTGAGTATCCGGCTGCACTGAGCAGTGTGATGGCGATCTCCGCGTCAAACGCTTCGGACGGCCTGGCCGGTTTCTCCAGCCATGGACCCGAGGTGGAAGTTATCGCCCCGGGTGACAACATTCTCTCCACCTACAAGGGTGGCGGCTATGCTTACATGGGCGGTACTTCAATGTCGACCCCGATGGTTTGCGGTGGTGCGGCGCTGGCCTGGTCGGCTCATCCGGGATACTCCAACCAGCAGATTCGCAACCTTTTGAAGTCATCGGCCGAAGACATCGGCTTGCCGTCAGACGATCAGGGTTCGGGACTGCTTGATGCTGAGAAGGCTACTATCAACACCACTAACGGTGACGACCTCGGTGGCGGCGATCCTCCGGGCGGCGCCGACACAATGCACGTGGAGTCGATCACGTGGGCCAACAACAAGAAGAACCTGAACGTTTTCGTGACCATTCACTCCGAGGATCATTCCACCCCGGTGTCTGGTGCCAACGTCACCATGACGCTGCACCACATTGGCGGCAGTGATTACAACTTCGGCGGCACTACCAGCAGCTCCGGCGTGATCAAGTTCACCCTGCGCGGTATTTCCTCCGGGTTGTGTTTTGATGCCACTGTGACAGGTGTTACCAAATCCGGAACAACTTACAATTCCGGTTCCAACCACGAAACGACCGACAGTTACTGCATACCGTAA
- a CDS encoding BamA/TamA family outer membrane protein, giving the protein MMLRRYILVSLLIIAPLMQAVTVDAYEIDTTRVRRQLKHKRSLGQKVLRLPQTIIKLPLHTVEGVVGLVVNDVILTKPVARFRSLFAKVDRVWGFYPVVGYGSNSGFKGGFAFTSKEVFTKGERLKIKATYSTNDYQRYTLIYSAPNKFGAFKRPYFAAGYRNRPWESFYGLGNDARETDEVTFGLEKSYVGIGWHHLLQPQIRLNIDGAFHAQNIYDGEDPNLEGDIDSIGSNLGLAAEDLAAVRLMAFGASLSHDWRDSEGQPSRGGYEEIGVTYHHGVGRSDDLGYTVTRLNLRHYLNIFKKRILALRLLVESIDPVGDSPNVPFYLRRYLGGEDDLRGYRRRRFVDNDLALVSVEYRWPVWLTLDAFMFLDEARVAESITDDFDMSGWRYSAGGGLRVWNDNGLILSTQVAFSDEGMRFYLQLSERL; this is encoded by the coding sequence ATGATGCTTCGGCGTTATATCCTGGTCTCCTTATTGATAATTGCCCCTCTGATGCAGGCGGTAACCGTTGATGCCTACGAGATAGATACGACGCGTGTCCGCAGGCAGCTAAAGCACAAGCGGTCATTGGGGCAGAAGGTTCTGCGGCTTCCGCAGACGATAATCAAGCTGCCGCTTCACACGGTCGAAGGTGTAGTCGGACTCGTTGTCAACGATGTTATCCTGACCAAGCCGGTGGCTCGATTCCGTTCCCTGTTTGCCAAAGTCGATCGCGTCTGGGGTTTCTACCCGGTGGTAGGCTATGGTTCCAACTCCGGGTTCAAGGGAGGTTTTGCCTTCACCTCCAAGGAGGTCTTCACCAAAGGTGAGCGGCTCAAAATCAAAGCTACCTATTCGACCAACGACTATCAGCGCTACACTCTCATATACAGTGCTCCCAACAAATTCGGCGCCTTCAAAAGGCCCTACTTTGCGGCCGGATACAGAAACCGTCCCTGGGAGAGTTTCTACGGACTCGGTAACGACGCGCGTGAAACCGATGAAGTCACCTTTGGTCTTGAGAAAAGCTATGTGGGTATAGGTTGGCACCATCTTCTGCAACCACAGATTCGGCTGAACATCGACGGCGCCTTCCATGCCCAGAACATATACGACGGCGAAGATCCCAATCTCGAAGGAGACATAGACAGCATTGGAAGTAATCTGGGTCTGGCGGCTGAGGACCTGGCTGCGGTACGCCTAATGGCGTTCGGCGCCTCGCTCTCGCACGATTGGCGCGACAGCGAAGGGCAGCCATCGCGCGGCGGTTACGAAGAAATCGGTGTGACCTACCATCATGGCGTCGGCCGTTCCGACGATCTCGGATATACGGTCACGCGCCTGAATCTCAGGCACTACCTGAACATCTTCAAAAAACGGATACTCGCCCTGCGCCTGCTGGTGGAATCAATCGATCCGGTGGGTGATTCGCCGAATGTTCCTTTCTATCTGCGCAGGTATCTCGGCGGGGAGGATGATCTGCGCGGCTACCGGCGGAGGAGATTCGTGGACAACGACCTGGCTTTGGTCTCGGTGGAATACCGATGGCCTGTCTGGTTGACGCTGGATGCATTTATGTTTCTCGACGAAGCCCGTGTGGCTGAGTCAATCACCGATGACTTCGACATGTCCGGCTGGCGCTACTCGGCCGGGGGCGGGCTGCGCGTCTGGAACGACAATGGTCTGATACTGAGCACACAGGTCGCCTTCAGCGATGAAGGCATGCGTTTCTATCTGCAACTTTCGGAGAGGTTGTGA
- a CDS encoding SpoIIE family protein phosphatase produces MNAIAGPTEATTTVMIVDDEEIVTQSLGSFLEFETDYEIATFQTPREALQMLKKRPVDLVISDFLMPEMNGLQFLAEVRRMYPQVPRVILTGYADKENAIRAINEIGLYQYLEKPWDNDQLKLVVRNAVTSKSRQEQLAAKIKELDGVLRQRDRLFERDDLMRRELEMARCVQEKLLPNALPGLDGFCFEALYRPAMELGGDFYDMIELSNGRWALLVADITGHGIQAALCMALLKFAFGSFAGSDCTTTQIISGMNPILHRGLPEAMFVAALITIIDPVGRKCTVTNAGLPFPMFVNRRLGQAECVPNAGLLLGVIDQEEYQPGEETVLQLDNGDRLIIFTDGLTEIKNDSGEMVNNDAVCDRLVQSCDSSLAEALKLLADDAAKYTDVDSRDDVTLFGIEAK; encoded by the coding sequence ATGAACGCTATAGCGGGACCAACCGAAGCCACAACCACTGTGATGATTGTCGACGATGAAGAGATCGTCACGCAGAGTCTGGGGTCGTTCCTGGAGTTTGAGACCGACTACGAAATCGCCACCTTCCAGACCCCAAGAGAAGCCCTCCAGATGCTGAAGAAACGCCCTGTCGATCTGGTGATTTCGGATTTTCTGATGCCGGAGATGAACGGCCTGCAGTTTCTGGCCGAGGTGCGTCGCATGTATCCACAGGTTCCGCGGGTTATTCTTACCGGTTATGCTGACAAGGAGAACGCCATCCGAGCCATCAACGAGATCGGACTCTACCAGTATCTCGAAAAACCCTGGGACAACGATCAGCTCAAACTCGTGGTCCGAAACGCCGTGACCAGCAAAAGCCGCCAAGAGCAGCTTGCCGCCAAGATCAAAGAGCTGGACGGAGTCCTCAGACAGCGCGACAGACTGTTCGAACGCGACGACTTGATGCGACGGGAGTTAGAAATGGCGCGCTGCGTTCAGGAAAAACTGTTGCCGAACGCGCTGCCCGGGTTGGATGGGTTCTGCTTTGAGGCGCTGTATCGTCCGGCCATGGAACTGGGCGGAGATTTCTACGATATGATTGAACTGTCCAATGGTCGCTGGGCGTTGCTCGTTGCCGACATCACCGGTCACGGCATCCAGGCAGCGCTGTGCATGGCGTTGTTAAAATTCGCTTTTGGATCGTTCGCCGGTTCCGACTGCACGACGACACAGATAATCTCCGGCATGAATCCGATTCTGCATCGTGGCTTGCCGGAAGCGATGTTCGTGGCTGCCTTGATAACCATCATCGACCCGGTCGGCCGTAAGTGCACGGTTACCAATGCCGGATTACCCTTTCCCATGTTTGTCAACCGCCGCCTCGGCCAGGCCGAGTGCGTACCGAACGCCGGATTGCTGCTGGGCGTGATCGACCAAGAAGAGTATCAGCCCGGTGAAGAAACCGTCCTACAACTTGACAACGGCGACCGTTTGATAATATTCACTGATGGCCTGACCGAAATAAAAAACGATTCGGGTGAAATGGTTAACAACGATGCCGTGTGTGATCGTCTGGTGCAAAGCTGCGACTCGTCACTGGCGGAGGCCCTCAAGCTCTTGGCCGACGATGCTGCGAAGTACACCGATGTCGACAGTCGGGACGACGTCACCCTGTTTGGAATTGAAGCAAAGTAA
- a CDS encoding phosphatase PAP2 family protein: MVTPTKETSRVIVRLPTGFMALFIALVLLATPTLQGQEYLSTGEVATIGGGAAAVFGLAHLVGNADSTRNPLIGGPLPLEASLQRWLGGRCSLGQTNFLDNKRGSSYTAITAALLLVSADLAWPRYEKGKELGQDLFLFTSGVLATQGATSLLKTIVARPRPLLCLEPELAGQRKKIDNYYDRQSFPSGHTSSAFFACAYLNLRLRAIMRRELHAGEYRDYRWLPPTVLFSWASFVGWSRIHAYKHFVSDVMVGAAVGVLMAELFYQFADDPDVTDNVSGGAPMVVSYRWTF, encoded by the coding sequence ATGGTTACACCGACTAAAGAGACAAGTCGAGTTATTGTTCGCCTGCCGACCGGATTCATGGCGTTGTTTATTGCGTTGGTCCTCCTGGCCACGCCGACGCTGCAAGGGCAAGAGTACCTGTCGACCGGGGAGGTAGCGACTATCGGTGGAGGGGCGGCAGCTGTTTTTGGACTGGCTCACCTGGTGGGCAATGCAGACTCAACGCGGAATCCGTTGATAGGCGGACCGCTTCCTCTGGAAGCGTCGTTGCAACGTTGGTTGGGCGGTCGATGCAGCCTGGGGCAGACGAACTTCCTGGACAATAAGAGGGGTTCCAGTTATACCGCAATCACGGCAGCGCTCCTATTGGTCTCAGCCGATCTGGCTTGGCCACGGTATGAGAAAGGAAAGGAGCTCGGCCAGGATTTGTTTCTGTTCACATCGGGAGTATTGGCCACCCAGGGTGCTACCAGCCTTTTGAAAACCATCGTGGCCCGACCGCGACCGTTGTTATGTTTGGAGCCGGAATTAGCAGGTCAGCGAAAGAAGATTGACAATTACTATGACCGTCAGTCGTTCCCATCGGGGCATACCTCCAGCGCGTTTTTTGCCTGTGCCTATCTCAATCTGCGTCTACGGGCAATCATGCGAAGAGAACTTCATGCCGGGGAGTATCGAGACTATCGCTGGCTGCCCCCGACAGTGTTGTTCTCGTGGGCGTCGTTTGTTGGCTGGAGCCGTATTCATGCCTACAAGCACTTTGTCAGTGATGTTATGGTGGGTGCAGCGGTGGGCGTGCTGATGGCCGAGTTGTTCTACCAATTTGCCGATGACCCCGATGTCACCGACAACGTAAGCGGCGGGGCGCCGATGGTCGTGAGTTATCGCTGGACGTTCTGA